The following DNA comes from Geothrix edaphica.
GGTCCTGGCTCCGCCTCAAATGGACCTCGAGCATGGCGAAGCGGCTTCCCCGGCCCGGCCCGTGAAGCTGCGGAGCTTCCGCTGGCACCAGGACCGGCCCTGCCTCGCCTTCGCCGAGGTGCCCGACCGCACGGCCGCCGAGACCCTGAAGGGCTGGGCGCTGTGGATGCCCGAAGCGGCCGCCACGCTCTCCGAGGGCGAGACCTTCCGGCACCAGTGGATCGGCTGCGAGGTCTTCATCGGCGGGCGCAAGGTGGGCGAGGTGCTGCGCCTGGATCCCGGCCCCGCCGGCTACGACATGGTGGTGATGCGCGACCTGCGGCCCGGCCGCACGGGCCAGCGCGACATCCCCTACATCAAGGCCTGGTGGACCCTGGACCTGCCGAACCGCCGCCTGGACCTGGATCCCCCGGAAGGTCTGCTGGACGTGAACCAGGTCGGAAGCTGACAATCGGAGCCATGTCCCCCCGCTTCGAACGCCTGAAACAGACCTTCGGCATGCGCCTGTTCGGGTGGCTGAAGATCCCCCTCCTGGCCTCCGTGCGCCCCAGCGTGGTCGAGCTGACGGAAGCCCGCTGCGTCGTGCGGATTCCGCTCCGGCGCTGGACCCGGAACCACCTGGGCTCCATGTATTTCGGCGCCCTGGCCATCGGTGCGGACTGCGCCGGGGGGCTGCTGGCCATGGACCAGATCAAGCGCTCCGGGAAGCCGGTCTCCCTGGTCTTCAAGGCCTTCCAGGCCACCTTCCTGAAGCGCCCGGAATCCGATGTCTACTTCATCTGCGAGGAAGGCGCCGCCATCCGCGACCAGGTGCGCCGCACCCTGGAATCGGAGGAGCGCATCACCGAGCCCATGCGCATCCAGGCCTCGGTGAAGCTGCCGGACGGCACCTTCGAGCCCGTGGCGGAGTTCACGCTGGAGCTGAGCCTCAAGCGGCGCAGCTAGGCGACCCGCAGCTGCAGCACGAACTTCTGGATGCCGGCCAGCAGCATCTCGATGGCGATGGCCGTCAGCACCAGGCCCATGAGCCGCTCGAAGGCCAGGGTGACCTTCTCGCCGAGGAAGTCGGCGATCTTCTCCGCGAAGCCGAGCACCACCGCCGAGACCGCCATGGCCACGGACAGGGCGCCCAGCCATTCCCAGAGCCGCTGAGGCTCCCGGCTCACCAGCAGCAGCACCGTGGCGATGGCCGAGGGCCCGGCGATGAAGGGGACCGCCAGCGGCACGAGGAAGGGCTCCCCGTGGACCGGGAGGTCCGTGGGCCCCTCCGGGTGGGGGAACACCATCTTCAGCGCGATGAGGAAGAGGATCACGCCGCCGGCGATGCCCAGCGAGGTGTCCGTCAGGTGCATGAGGCGCAACACCGTCTGGCCGAAGAGGGCGAAGAACAGCAGGATGGCGAAGGCGAACAGCACCTCCCGGATGATGATCCGCTGGCGCCGGGCCGGATCCACCTGGCGCAGCAGCCCGATGAAGACCGGGATATTGCCCAGGGGATCCGTCACCAGCACCAGCAGGATGATGGCCGAGACGAAGGAGGAGGAATCCATGGCCTTTCAGCATAGCCCTGGAACCGGTCCCCCTTGGAAGGGAAGGCCCTCCCTCAGACCGAGGAGACCTCGCGCTTCAACACCTTGGCAAACCACCAGCGGAGGCCCACCAGCAGGAATCGCCAGTCCTTGAAAAATTCCGGCGGCTTCCCTTCCACCGCATGCCCCAGGAACTGGAAGCACCAGCCCACGCCGAAGAAGAGCAGGCCGACCTTCCAGAAGCCCGGGCTCAGTGGAGCCGCCAGCAGCAGGAGGACCGACAGGGCCACCAGGGGGATCCCGACGGTATGGCAGGCCCGGTTGACGGGATGCTGGTGGCTTTGCGCATAGGCCTGGATCCATTCGGCCATGGGTCTGGTTCCGAGCATGGGTATCTCCTGGCACTGCGAGGCATCGTGCCCGGCGGGGCGGATCAGGTCACTTCAGTTCGAGTTCGAAGGGCAGCCGGGCGTAGACGCCCTGGGGATCGTTCAGCGAGGTCAGCAGGTCCAGCTGGTGCCGGAAGCCGTCCACGAGGCCGTCCACGGGACCCGGCTTCGCCAACTTGCGGGACTTCCCACCCAGGTTCTTCAGGAGCTCCTTGAGGGCGTCCGGCTCGCGCTCCGGCCCCACGACCTGGTAGTCATCCCCGGCCTTGATCCGCGAAGCCGCGTGCTTCACCGCCGCCTCGAGCCCCCCGATCTCGTCCACCAGCCCCAGCTTCACGGCCTCGTGACCGGACCACACGCGGCCCTGGGCGATCTCGTGGACCGCCTCCTTCTTCATCTTCCGGCTGTCGGCGACCTTGGCCACGAACTGCTCGTAGATGCGATCCACCAGGCCCTGGATGCGGGCCAGCTCCAGGTCGTTCTTGGGGCGGGCCAGGGTCATGGGGTTGGCCAGCTTGGCCGTCTGCACGCTGTCCCAGGTGATGCCGTGCTCGTTGGCCAGCTTCTTCACGTTGGGCAGCAGGCCGAAGACGCCGATGGAACCGGTGATGGTGCTGGGTTCCGCGAAGATGCGGTCGCCATAGGTGCTGATCCAGTAGCCGCCCGAGGCCGCCAGGTGGCCCATGGACACCACGAGGGGCTTCGCCTTCTTGGTGAGGATGACTTCGCGCTGGATGAGCTCCGAGGCCGCGGCGCTGCCGCCGGGGCTGTTCACGCGGAGCACCACCGCCTTGATGCGGTCATCCAGGCGCAGGCGGCGCAGCTCGCGGCTGAGGCGCTCCCCGCCCACCTGGTTGGCCTTCCCCTCGCCATCCACGATCTCGCCTTCGGCCACGACGACGGCGATGCGGGTCTTCCCGGTCCTCGCCTCGCCGGCGATGCCGGCGTAGGTGGCCAGGGTGATCTGGGGGAAGTCCTTGTCCTTGGGTTGCTTCCCGGCCAGCTTCTTCAGCTCGTCCAGCACCTCGTCATAGGGTGCGATGCGGTCCACCAGGCCCAGCTTCTTCGCCTCCTCGGCCTCCACGAGCCCCTTCTCGTCGGCGATGACCTGGAGGTCCGCGGGGGCCTTCTTGCGGTCCCTGGCGACGGTCTCCTTC
Coding sequences within:
- the sppA gene encoding signal peptide peptidase SppA, giving the protein MKDFFKSFFAALLALMVAGGLAIFLFFGLLAAIGSSGKPTVPGKAVLVFDLDTSLSDADRDPEPSEALSEALSGGGARTQSLPAAIDALDRAASDSRITALFLTGSLQGAGPAQLRELREAIQRFKAKKPVLAYNLGWAKRDYYLAAGATTVFINPFGEMEVNGLASEPMFFGEAFKKYGVEVQVTRVGKYKSAVEPFITDRMSDPNREQVQKLLDDIWGEWKETVARDRKKAPADLQVIADEKGLVEAEEAKKLGLVDRIAPYDEVLDELKKLAGKQPKDKDFPQITLATYAGIAGEARTGKTRIAVVVAEGEIVDGEGKANQVGGERLSRELRRLRLDDRIKAVVLRVNSPGGSAAASELIQREVILTKKAKPLVVSMGHLAASGGYWISTYGDRIFAEPSTITGSIGVFGLLPNVKKLANEHGITWDSVQTAKLANPMTLARPKNDLELARIQGLVDRIYEQFVAKVADSRKMKKEAVHEIAQGRVWSGHEAVKLGLVDEIGGLEAAVKHAASRIKAGDDYQVVGPEREPDALKELLKNLGGKSRKLAKPGPVDGLVDGFRHQLDLLTSLNDPQGVYARLPFELELK
- a CDS encoding DUF4442 domain-containing protein codes for the protein MSPRFERLKQTFGMRLFGWLKIPLLASVRPSVVELTEARCVVRIPLRRWTRNHLGSMYFGALAIGADCAGGLLAMDQIKRSGKPVSLVFKAFQATFLKRPESDVYFICEEGAAIRDQVRRTLESEERITEPMRIQASVKLPDGTFEPVAEFTLELSLKRRS
- a CDS encoding MarC family protein, whose protein sequence is MDSSSFVSAIILLVLVTDPLGNIPVFIGLLRQVDPARRQRIIIREVLFAFAILLFFALFGQTVLRLMHLTDTSLGIAGGVILFLIALKMVFPHPEGPTDLPVHGEPFLVPLAVPFIAGPSAIATVLLLVSREPQRLWEWLGALSVAMAVSAVVLGFAEKIADFLGEKVTLAFERLMGLVLTAIAIEMLLAGIQKFVLQLRVA
- a CDS encoding Mpo1-like protein: MLGTRPMAEWIQAYAQSHQHPVNRACHTVGIPLVALSVLLLLAAPLSPGFWKVGLLFFGVGWCFQFLGHAVEGKPPEFFKDWRFLLVGLRWWFAKVLKREVSSV
- a CDS encoding ribosome maturation factor RimM is translated as MLLAGHLAKVQGLKGEFLFHSVMDEPDRLEGMAGLVLAPPQMDLEHGEAASPARPVKLRSFRWHQDRPCLAFAEVPDRTAAETLKGWALWMPEAAATLSEGETFRHQWIGCEVFIGGRKVGEVLRLDPGPAGYDMVVMRDLRPGRTGQRDIPYIKAWWTLDLPNRRLDLDPPEGLLDVNQVGS